The following coding sequences are from one Microbacterium wangchenii window:
- a CDS encoding MDR family MFS transporter yields the protein MAATDTDSIRLPAPPAEITPQESRVIWLLLVAAFVAILNETTMGVAIPSLIVDLGITAVAAQWLTTAFMLTMAVVIPITGFLLQRFTTRQVFIAAMTLFSLGTLAAFLSPGFPALVAARVIQASGTAIMMPLLMTTLMTIVPAHQRGRMMGRVSIVMALAPAIGPTMSGIILDTLGWHWNFGIMLPIALVALFVGARWITNLGETRKAPIDVPSVILSAFGFGGLVFGLSQIGGGGHSGPGAAAADAMSTTTLVVSLVIGAVGLALFVWRQLVKQRSDSALLDLRVFRSTNFSLSVAHLGIMSMAFFGAITLLPLYLQDVRGVSALETGLIILPGSLAMGFAGPLIGRVYDRWGTRVLLIPGSIITSGMLWMYTTVGATTPIWLIVVLQSILSLGLAMSFTPLFTASLASLQPRFYSYGSAVVGTVQQVAGAAGIALLITVMSSASAASGAAGTVDEQGTQTAYLIAALLSLPTILGAFLIRKPADDPAAPRGDAPIAH from the coding sequence GTGGCCGCCACTGACACCGACAGCATCCGCCTTCCGGCGCCGCCCGCGGAGATCACCCCGCAAGAGAGCCGCGTCATCTGGCTCCTGCTCGTGGCGGCGTTCGTCGCGATCCTCAACGAGACGACGATGGGCGTGGCGATCCCGAGCCTCATCGTCGACCTCGGCATCACCGCTGTTGCGGCGCAGTGGCTGACGACGGCTTTCATGCTCACGATGGCGGTGGTCATCCCCATCACGGGGTTCCTCCTGCAGCGATTCACCACGCGGCAGGTGTTCATCGCGGCGATGACGCTGTTCTCGCTGGGGACGCTCGCCGCCTTCCTCTCCCCCGGCTTCCCCGCGCTCGTTGCAGCACGCGTCATCCAGGCGTCGGGCACGGCGATCATGATGCCCCTGCTGATGACGACGCTCATGACGATCGTGCCGGCGCACCAGCGCGGCCGGATGATGGGCCGCGTCAGCATCGTGATGGCCCTCGCTCCCGCCATCGGACCCACCATGTCGGGCATCATCCTGGACACCCTGGGCTGGCACTGGAACTTCGGCATCATGCTGCCGATCGCCCTGGTCGCGCTGTTCGTGGGCGCACGGTGGATCACGAACCTCGGCGAGACGCGCAAGGCGCCGATCGACGTGCCCTCCGTGATCCTGTCGGCGTTCGGGTTCGGCGGCCTCGTCTTCGGCCTGAGCCAGATCGGCGGGGGCGGGCATTCCGGACCGGGTGCGGCAGCGGCGGATGCGATGTCCACGACGACCCTCGTGGTCTCCCTCGTCATCGGTGCCGTCGGTCTCGCCCTGTTCGTGTGGCGCCAGCTGGTCAAGCAGCGCTCGGACTCCGCGCTGCTGGATCTGCGGGTCTTCCGCTCGACGAACTTCTCGCTCTCGGTGGCGCACCTGGGCATCATGTCGATGGCCTTCTTCGGGGCGATCACCCTCCTGCCGCTGTATCTGCAGGACGTACGGGGGGTCTCGGCGCTGGAGACGGGATTGATCATCCTGCCCGGTTCGCTCGCGATGGGCTTCGCCGGCCCGCTGATCGGCCGCGTCTACGACCGGTGGGGCACCCGCGTGCTCCTGATCCCCGGTTCCATCATCACGAGCGGGATGCTGTGGATGTACACCACGGTCGGGGCGACCACCCCGATCTGGCTGATCGTCGTGCTGCAGTCGATCCTGTCGCTGGGTCTGGCGATGTCGTTCACCCCGCTGTTCACGGCGTCGCTGGCCTCACTCCAGCCGCGGTTCTACTCCTACGGCTCCGCCGTGGTGGGCACCGTGCAGCAGGTGGCCGGCGCGGCCGGGATCGCGTTGCTGATCACGGTCATGTCCTCGGCAAGCGCCGCCTCGGGAGCCGCCGGCACGGTCGACGAGCAGGGCACCCAGACGGCGTACCTGATCGCCGCGCTGCTGTCGCTGCCGACGATCCTCGGCGCCTTCCTCATCCGCAAGCCGGCCGACGATCCCGCTGCGCCGCGCGGCGACGCTCCGATCGCGCACTGA
- a CDS encoding GlsB/YeaQ/YmgE family stress response membrane protein, whose amino-acid sequence MLWTILGLILVGLIAGFIARAVIPGKQSMSIVMTIVLGIVGSFVGGFLGFLIFGADPAGGFLQPAGIIGSIIGAIIVLAIYVFATRRGARTR is encoded by the coding sequence ATGCTCTGGACCATCCTCGGCCTCATCCTGGTCGGCCTCATCGCCGGCTTCATCGCTCGTGCCGTGATCCCCGGCAAGCAGAGCATGAGCATCGTGATGACCATCGTCCTCGGAATCGTCGGGTCGTTCGTGGGAGGTTTCCTCGGCTTCCTGATCTTCGGCGCCGACCCCGCCGGCGGCTTCCTGCAGCCGGCCGGCATCATCGGCTCGATCATCGGCGCGATCATCGTGCTCGCGATCTATGTCTTCGCGACTCGCCGCGGCGCGCGCACGCGGTGA
- a CDS encoding CinA family protein, whose translation MDLVERLAEVAAARGVTIAVAESLSCGALSSAIGRGQGASEWFAGGVVAYQVSSKHTALGVDADIDPCSAACATQMARGVRQLLEADLAVSITGVGGPDPEDGHEPGTVYIGVSDPDGTDAGLHRFDGDPAAVIAQSVDAALHVLLDRAGALAGQR comes from the coding sequence ATGGATCTGGTGGAACGACTGGCAGAGGTGGCGGCGGCGCGCGGTGTCACGATCGCGGTGGCCGAGTCGCTCAGCTGCGGTGCGCTCAGCTCGGCGATCGGTCGTGGGCAGGGCGCTTCGGAGTGGTTCGCAGGGGGCGTCGTGGCATATCAGGTGTCGTCCAAGCACACCGCGCTGGGCGTGGACGCAGACATCGATCCGTGCTCCGCCGCGTGCGCGACGCAGATGGCCCGGGGAGTCCGGCAGCTGCTGGAAGCCGACCTGGCCGTCTCCATCACGGGCGTCGGCGGCCCCGATCCCGAGGACGGCCACGAGCCCGGAACCGTCTACATCGGAGTGTCCGACCCCGATGGCACGGATGCCGGCCTGCACCGATTCGACGGCGACCCCGCAGCGGTCATCGCGCAGAGCGTGGATGCCGCGCTCCACGTGCTGCTCGACCGCGCCGGAGCGCTCGCCGGCCAGCGCTAG
- a CDS encoding DNA-formamidopyrimidine glycosylase family protein: MPESPEVDALAAFLRDTLRGAQVGDTDLAEFRALKTRDRPLTQVSGHVVAEVRRYGKHIALLTDGPVLVISFGRAGWATWAAGSGAPADPTAEAPPVIATLDFPGRGVLALTDAGQWLSLGLSVVDEPADVPAIAKLGPDPTAEDWSRADLERVLGTRRKQVKALLQEQESLAGIGNAYSDEILFTARISPLAHAADLTPDDRGRLYDAIRSVLGEAFADRRGVPPDRQKAEKVASMRVHGRTGEPCPQCGGEVADVPGSKGAAQYCPQCQTGGVPQPV, translated from the coding sequence GTGCCCGAATCCCCCGAGGTCGATGCGCTCGCCGCATTCCTCCGCGACACCCTGCGCGGCGCGCAGGTCGGCGACACCGACCTCGCGGAGTTCCGGGCGCTGAAGACCCGTGACCGCCCGCTCACGCAGGTGAGCGGCCACGTCGTCGCCGAGGTCCGCCGATACGGCAAGCACATCGCCCTGCTCACCGACGGCCCGGTACTGGTGATCAGCTTCGGCCGCGCCGGCTGGGCGACGTGGGCCGCCGGCTCCGGCGCGCCGGCCGATCCCACCGCCGAGGCGCCTCCCGTCATCGCCACGCTCGACTTCCCCGGCCGCGGTGTCCTGGCGCTGACGGATGCGGGACAGTGGCTCTCGCTCGGGCTGTCGGTCGTCGATGAACCCGCCGACGTGCCCGCGATCGCCAAGCTCGGGCCCGACCCGACGGCAGAGGACTGGTCGCGCGCCGACCTCGAGCGCGTTCTGGGAACGCGGCGCAAACAGGTCAAGGCGCTGCTGCAGGAGCAGGAGAGTCTCGCAGGCATCGGCAACGCCTACTCCGACGAGATCCTGTTCACCGCGCGGATCTCTCCGCTCGCGCACGCGGCCGATCTCACCCCGGATGACCGCGGGCGCCTGTACGACGCCATCCGTTCGGTGCTCGGCGAGGCCTTCGCCGACCGCCGCGGCGTGCCCCCCGACCGGCAGAAGGCCGAGAAGGTGGCATCGATGCGGGTGCACGGCCGCACCGGTGAGCCGTGCCCGCAGTGCGGGGGCGAGGTGGCGGACGTGCCTGGCTCCAAGGGGGCGGCCCAGTACTGCCCGCAGTGTCAGACCGGCGGGGTGCCCCAGCCGGTCTGA
- a CDS encoding response regulator transcription factor, translated as MTVRVLVVDDQELIRTSLATVLGDDPRIEVVGLAADGMQAVEACRQHPADVVVMDVRMPRMNGIDATRAILQVSPRTSVLILTTFDLDEYVFAAIRAGASGFLTKDSPGREIVEAVCRVADGDAVVAPRAARSLLSYVRTGPGDPSGAEAALGALSPREREVVALLAAGASNDAIGARLYLTTNTVKTHVKSILAKLGLPDRIHVVIWAYEHGVAGR; from the coding sequence ATGACCGTACGCGTCCTCGTCGTCGACGACCAGGAACTCATCCGCACCTCGCTGGCGACCGTGCTGGGCGATGATCCGCGGATCGAGGTCGTGGGTCTGGCGGCCGACGGGATGCAGGCGGTGGAGGCGTGCCGGCAGCACCCGGCGGATGTCGTCGTGATGGATGTGCGGATGCCGCGGATGAACGGCATCGACGCCACGCGCGCCATCCTGCAGGTCAGCCCGCGCACGAGCGTCCTCATCCTCACGACGTTCGACCTCGACGAGTACGTGTTCGCGGCCATCCGCGCCGGTGCGTCAGGTTTCCTGACCAAGGACTCTCCGGGCCGGGAGATCGTCGAGGCGGTGTGCCGCGTGGCCGACGGCGACGCCGTGGTGGCCCCTCGTGCGGCGCGGTCGCTGCTGTCGTACGTGCGCACCGGCCCTGGTGACCCGTCCGGGGCCGAGGCAGCGCTGGGCGCACTGTCACCCCGTGAGCGGGAGGTCGTGGCTCTGCTGGCGGCGGGCGCCTCCAACGACGCGATCGGCGCGCGGCTTTATCTGACCACCAACACGGTGAAGACCCACGTGAAGTCGATCCTCGCCAAGCTCGGGCTCCCCGACCGCATCCATGTCGTCATCTGGGCCTACGAGCACGGAGTCGCCGGGCGCTGA
- a CDS encoding formylglycine-generating enzyme family protein has protein sequence MADLEMARIPAGSVQLHDARRRVRWDVELEPFEIGAFPVTQEQLGQAIGEPAPHPHRPAVEVSWLRAIRFCNAASEWEGLDPAYTFDGEDVTWHVDADGYRLPTEAEWEYACRAGSTGPHYGPLAEIAWTSADGVSTPQDVGLKLPNLNGLFDMLGNVWEWCWDLLDPARYDDYRVFRGGGFADDAWSVRAGTRRGGPPRVRHDDVGFRVARGGFATEGAAQGWSARADRDRADGAGGPLPTGWTPRR, from the coding sequence GTGGCTGACCTCGAGATGGCGCGCATCCCCGCGGGCAGTGTGCAACTGCACGACGCGCGGCGCCGTGTCCGATGGGACGTTGAGCTGGAACCGTTCGAGATCGGTGCGTTCCCGGTCACGCAGGAGCAGCTGGGGCAGGCGATCGGCGAGCCGGCGCCGCATCCGCACCGGCCCGCGGTCGAGGTCAGCTGGTTGCGAGCCATCCGCTTCTGCAACGCCGCGTCCGAGTGGGAGGGCTTGGACCCGGCCTACACGTTCGACGGTGAAGACGTGACGTGGCACGTGGATGCGGACGGGTACCGCCTGCCGACGGAGGCGGAGTGGGAGTACGCGTGCCGGGCCGGCTCGACCGGCCCGCACTACGGGCCGCTCGCCGAGATCGCCTGGACGAGCGCAGACGGAGTGAGCACTCCGCAGGACGTGGGGCTCAAGCTGCCGAACCTCAACGGCCTCTTCGACATGCTGGGCAATGTGTGGGAGTGGTGCTGGGATCTTCTCGACCCCGCACGCTACGACGATTACCGCGTCTTCCGCGGGGGCGGTTTCGCCGACGACGCGTGGAGCGTGCGCGCGGGCACCAGGCGCGGCGGGCCGCCTCGCGTGCGTCATGACGACGTCGGATTCCGAGTCGCCCGCGGAGGCTTCGCGACCGAGGGAGCCGCGCAGGGCTGGTCGGCGCGCGCCGACCGCGACCGGGCGGATGGTGCGGGAGGCCCCCTGCCGACGGGGTGGACCCCGCGTCGCTGA
- a CDS encoding FAD-dependent oxidoreductase, whose translation MGSTEPVGQPLPGPQPLTDEQWQRIVLFGTPEEVAAGDYLFRSGERDYDLILVDTAEVELVRDSLWWLDESVLAVNGARTFAGELGLLNGQGAFLSARASRAGRVYRVPRAGLRKVMSEDDELCDLLLRTLWQRREALRKGPAALTLKFVGSPASKDFESLRRFAERLDLVHTAFEIEPGDPYAFEHHDVAPEDLPIAFIQGEPILRATPGLVADRLGLSYSGDSDEVVDLVVIGGGPAGLAAAIYGASEGLSTVLLDAVAPGGQAAATSRIENFLGFPFGVSGGELIGQASLQALKFGVRVYAPCEAARLRSSEDGLEVTLTDGRVIHARTAIVTSGAAYRRLPLARWDEFEGAGIYYAATQFELRHVVDSPVVVVGGANSAGQAALYLSSHGSPVRLVVRGDDLGRRMSAYLVDRLQEDPAIEVLTGANITALEGDGSLERVRIDAAGEVDARGLFCFIGADPATGWLDELDRDAGGFLRTGTDIPEERLDGPWMRLGREPLPFETSVPRVFAAGDVRRGSMKRVAAAVGEGSSAVASVHRALAG comes from the coding sequence GTGGGATCGACGGAACCTGTCGGTCAGCCGCTGCCGGGGCCGCAGCCGCTGACGGACGAACAGTGGCAGCGCATCGTCCTCTTCGGCACGCCTGAGGAGGTGGCAGCCGGCGACTACCTCTTCCGCTCGGGCGAACGCGACTACGACCTGATCCTCGTCGACACGGCGGAGGTCGAGCTTGTGCGCGACAGCCTGTGGTGGCTGGACGAGTCGGTGCTCGCCGTGAACGGCGCGCGCACGTTCGCCGGCGAGCTCGGGCTGCTCAACGGCCAGGGGGCGTTCCTGTCGGCACGGGCATCCAGGGCGGGACGTGTGTACCGGGTTCCGCGCGCCGGGCTGCGCAAGGTCATGAGCGAAGACGACGAACTGTGCGACCTGCTGCTGCGCACCCTGTGGCAGCGGCGCGAAGCGCTGCGGAAGGGCCCCGCGGCCCTGACCCTGAAGTTCGTCGGGTCCCCGGCGTCGAAGGACTTCGAGTCCCTGCGCCGCTTCGCCGAGCGGCTGGACCTCGTGCACACCGCCTTCGAGATCGAGCCCGGTGACCCGTACGCCTTCGAACACCACGACGTGGCCCCGGAAGACCTGCCGATCGCGTTCATCCAGGGCGAGCCGATCCTGCGCGCGACGCCAGGCCTGGTGGCAGACCGCCTCGGGCTCAGCTACAGCGGCGACTCCGATGAGGTCGTCGATCTCGTCGTGATCGGCGGCGGCCCGGCCGGCCTCGCCGCCGCCATCTACGGCGCATCCGAGGGCCTCAGCACGGTCCTGCTGGACGCGGTCGCCCCCGGCGGGCAGGCCGCCGCGACGTCGCGCATCGAGAACTTCCTCGGCTTCCCGTTCGGTGTCAGCGGCGGAGAGCTCATCGGTCAGGCGTCCCTGCAGGCACTGAAGTTCGGCGTGCGGGTGTACGCGCCGTGCGAAGCGGCGCGACTGCGCTCGAGCGAGGACGGCCTGGAGGTCACGCTGACCGACGGCCGTGTCATCCACGCCCGCACTGCCATCGTCACCTCCGGCGCCGCCTACCGGCGCCTCCCCCTGGCTCGCTGGGACGAATTCGAGGGGGCTGGGATCTACTACGCCGCGACGCAGTTCGAGCTTCGCCATGTCGTCGATTCGCCCGTCGTGGTCGTCGGCGGCGCGAACTCCGCGGGCCAGGCGGCGCTGTACCTCTCCTCGCACGGCTCGCCGGTGCGCCTGGTCGTACGCGGGGACGACCTCGGCCGGCGCATGTCGGCATATCTGGTCGACCGTCTGCAGGAGGACCCGGCGATCGAGGTGCTCACAGGGGCCAACATCACCGCCCTGGAAGGCGACGGCTCACTCGAGCGCGTGCGCATCGACGCCGCCGGCGAGGTGGATGCCCGCGGACTGTTCTGCTTCATCGGCGCCGACCCGGCCACCGGATGGCTCGACGAGCTCGACCGCGACGCGGGCGGGTTCCTGCGCACGGGCACCGACATCCCCGAGGAGCGCCTGGACGGCCCATGGATGCGCCTGGGCCGCGAGCCGCTCCCGTTCGAAACGTCGGTGCCCCGCGTTTTCGCCGCCGGGGATGTGCGTCGCGGCTCGATGAAGCGGGTGGCCGCCGCCGTCGGCGAAGGCTCCAGCGCCGTCGCGTCGGTGCACCGCGCTCTGGCCGGCTGA
- a CDS encoding GNAT family N-acetyltransferase: MDARTLADGAVLRPARPGDEAGILACIVALAVYEREPDAVENTVGALRESLFGADPRVFAHVVEREGDIVGIAVWFLTYSTWTGRHGIWLEDLFVDPDRRGAGYGSALLASLAALCIERGYSRLEWTVLDWNAPSIAFYRALGAAPMEEWTTQRVTGEALAALAAR, from the coding sequence ATGGACGCCCGCACCCTGGCCGACGGGGCCGTGCTGCGGCCGGCCCGACCGGGCGACGAAGCCGGCATCCTCGCCTGCATCGTGGCCCTCGCGGTCTACGAACGCGAGCCGGATGCGGTGGAGAACACCGTCGGGGCACTTCGGGAGTCGCTGTTCGGCGCCGATCCGCGCGTGTTCGCGCACGTGGTGGAGCGCGAGGGCGACATCGTGGGCATCGCGGTGTGGTTCCTGACGTACTCCACGTGGACGGGGCGCCACGGCATCTGGCTGGAAGACCTGTTCGTCGACCCCGACCGGCGCGGGGCGGGATACGGCAGTGCCCTGCTGGCCTCCCTGGCGGCGCTGTGCATCGAGCGCGGGTACTCCCGCCTGGAGTGGACCGTGCTGGATTGGAACGCCCCCTCGATCGCGTTCTATCGCGCCCTGGGCGCGGCACCGATGGAGGAGTGGACCACGCAGCGCGTGACCGGCGAAGCCCTCGCCGCCCTGGCCGCCCGCTGA
- a CDS encoding sensor histidine kinase, which translates to MTHMGAATSGLGRVRPDVLGSLALGVFLLPVTVAAVVQASDEPWVWTEPATIALFAGLHATSLLWSRRTRSALVAGSAIMLALAFLPLDATTTAAMLPSSLAYLLIVFGAARDPDAALGRAGLALGVAGALLIVAAHRVVVSAGPLHDDLLVDLLAFAGLTAAVVAVWAVGRLMRARDERASERAAEHVRDAIAAERRSISRDLHDIVAHSMTVMVAQAEAGIVAGRHDPAASTQALTRIADAGRESMRDMRALLNVLGEGGDAAALSPSPAIDDLTALVDGAAGPGRAISLIETGHRGRLARDAELAVHRTVQEALTNVVRHVRPPVRVQVALRWSPADLTLEIADDGGSGPLEPNRTGSGRGLIGMRERVTRAGGTLEIDRSPAWRVRARFPTMPVAG; encoded by the coding sequence ATGACGCACATGGGCGCGGCGACGTCGGGCCTCGGGCGCGTGCGCCCGGACGTGCTCGGCAGCCTGGCGCTCGGGGTGTTCCTGCTCCCGGTCACCGTGGCGGCGGTCGTGCAGGCCTCGGACGAGCCGTGGGTGTGGACGGAGCCCGCGACGATCGCGCTCTTCGCGGGGCTGCATGCGACGTCGCTCTTGTGGTCGCGCCGCACCCGCTCCGCCCTGGTCGCCGGCTCGGCCATCATGCTCGCCTTGGCATTCCTCCCGCTGGATGCCACGACCACCGCAGCGATGCTGCCCTCGAGCCTGGCGTACCTCCTGATCGTGTTCGGCGCGGCACGCGATCCGGACGCGGCCCTGGGCAGGGCGGGGCTGGCACTGGGAGTGGCCGGCGCCCTCCTGATCGTGGCGGCGCATCGTGTCGTTGTGTCGGCCGGCCCGCTGCACGACGATCTCCTCGTCGACCTGCTCGCCTTCGCCGGCCTGACCGCCGCGGTGGTGGCGGTGTGGGCGGTGGGGCGTCTCATGCGGGCCCGCGACGAACGCGCGAGCGAGCGTGCGGCCGAGCACGTGCGGGACGCGATCGCCGCTGAGCGGCGCAGCATCTCACGCGACCTGCACGACATCGTGGCCCACTCGATGACGGTGATGGTCGCTCAGGCCGAGGCCGGCATCGTCGCCGGCCGACACGATCCGGCCGCCTCGACGCAGGCGCTCACCCGGATCGCCGACGCGGGACGGGAGTCCATGCGCGACATGCGCGCGCTGCTGAACGTCCTGGGCGAGGGCGGCGATGCCGCCGCGTTGAGCCCCTCCCCCGCCATCGACGATCTGACCGCCCTCGTCGACGGTGCCGCCGGCCCCGGACGGGCCATCTCGCTGATCGAGACGGGGCACCGGGGCCGGCTCGCGCGCGACGCGGAACTGGCCGTGCACCGGACCGTGCAGGAGGCTCTCACCAATGTCGTACGGCATGTGCGCCCGCCCGTGCGCGTGCAGGTCGCCCTCCGCTGGTCGCCCGCAGACCTCACCCTCGAGATCGCCGATGACGGCGGCAGCGGGCCTCTCGAACCGAACCGCACCGGGAGCGGACGCGGGCTCATCGGCATGCGCGAGCGGGTCACGCGAGCAGGCGGCACGCTGGAGATCGATCGCTCGCCGGCGTGGAGGGTGCGGGCACGGTTCCCCACGATGCCGGTGGCGGGATGA
- a CDS encoding CBS domain-containing protein encodes MVSARDIMSPNAQCVGEKDTLVDAARLMAGLDVGALPICGEDERLKGMLTDRDIVVKCIAQGGDPARTTAGSLAEGPVITARAEDAIEAVLELMQEQVRRIPVIDDHRLVGIISQADIAQTMSSEATGATVEEISADLP; translated from the coding sequence ATGGTCTCTGCACGCGACATCATGTCGCCGAACGCCCAGTGCGTCGGCGAGAAGGACACCCTCGTCGACGCGGCACGGTTGATGGCGGGCCTGGACGTCGGCGCCCTCCCCATCTGCGGGGAGGACGAACGTCTCAAAGGCATGCTGACCGACCGCGACATCGTCGTGAAGTGCATCGCCCAGGGCGGCGATCCGGCACGGACGACCGCCGGTTCCCTCGCGGAGGGTCCGGTGATCACGGCCCGTGCCGAAGACGCCATCGAGGCGGTGCTGGAGCTCATGCAGGAGCAGGTGCGCCGCATCCCCGTCATCGACGACCACCGCCTGGTCGGCATCATCAGCCAGGCCGACATCGCCCAGACGATGTCGTCGGAGGCGACCGGCGCGACGGTGGAGGAGATCTCCGCCGACCTGCCGTGA
- a CDS encoding type 1 glutamine amidotransferase domain-containing protein, which yields MTEDLNGKRVAFLLTDGFEDSELTSPWEAVTGAGATAVLVSPADGSVTGKNGHEQSVDLASGAADAAEFDALVLPGGVVNADHLRMDTASVGFARDFFAQHKPVGVICHGAWILADADVLHDRTLTSYPSLQTDLRNAGATWVDEEVVVDAGLVSSRTPDDLPAFNDKLVEEIAEGEHSGQTT from the coding sequence ATGACCGAAGACCTCAACGGCAAGCGCGTCGCCTTCCTGCTGACCGACGGCTTCGAGGACAGTGAACTGACCTCGCCCTGGGAGGCCGTGACCGGCGCCGGCGCGACGGCCGTCCTCGTGTCGCCGGCCGATGGCAGCGTCACGGGCAAGAACGGCCACGAGCAGTCCGTCGACCTCGCCTCCGGCGCAGCGGATGCGGCGGAGTTCGACGCGCTCGTCCTCCCCGGTGGCGTCGTGAACGCCGATCACCTCCGCATGGACACGGCGTCGGTGGGCTTCGCCCGCGACTTCTTCGCCCAGCACAAGCCGGTGGGCGTCATCTGCCACGGCGCGTGGATCCTCGCCGACGCCGACGTTCTGCACGACCGGACGCTCACCAGCTATCCGAGCCTGCAGACCGATCTGCGCAACGCCGGCGCCACGTGGGTCGACGAAGAGGTGGTGGTGGATGCCGGCCTGGTCTCCAGCCGCACCCCGGACGACCTGCCCGCCTTCAACGACAAGCTCGTGGAGGAGATCGCCGAGGGCGAACACTCCGGGCAGACGACCTGA